In Pseudomonadota bacterium, a single genomic region encodes these proteins:
- a CDS encoding aminotransferase class V-fold PLP-dependent enzyme: MSEAGVRLDIDFARSHFPALSDGWALFENAGGTLAASPVLARVQSYMAENFVQPGAGYDASAEGARRIEESQRLMAEMIGAAPDEVMVGVSTSMNVFLLSHAIRGWFQPGDEIIVTNLDHEANNGAWRRLEEFGFTIREWRFNPETAELEVSELEKLLNSRTRLVCFSHLSNIAGGINDVPEITRKIHAAGALVCVDGVAYAPHRAIDVKAWDVDFYLCSLYKLYGPHLSLLYGKREHLARAANNNHFFLADDMPLKLNPGGPNHELTAALSGITEYFDILHRHHFGASNVTLHERMKQVFTLMADHEEHIAAPFVEFLRAKKGVRLIGRQTAAQESRAPTFSFTVAGRRAEEVPAALEPFKVAVSSGDFYAARCIRDLGLEADGGVIRASMVHYNTEAEVARLIEALDRVI; this comes from the coding sequence ATGTCTGAAGCGGGCGTGCGCCTCGATATCGATTTCGCGCGATCCCATTTTCCGGCGTTGAGCGACGGCTGGGCGCTGTTCGAAAATGCCGGCGGCACGCTGGCTGCCAGCCCAGTGCTGGCGCGCGTTCAATCCTATATGGCGGAGAACTTCGTCCAGCCCGGCGCGGGCTATGACGCGTCAGCTGAGGGCGCGCGGCGGATCGAAGAAAGTCAGCGCTTGATGGCCGAGATGATCGGTGCGGCGCCCGATGAAGTCATGGTCGGGGTGAGCACATCGATGAATGTGTTCTTGCTGTCGCACGCCATTCGCGGCTGGTTCCAGCCGGGCGACGAGATCATCGTCACCAATTTGGACCATGAAGCCAATAATGGCGCCTGGCGGCGGCTTGAAGAGTTTGGCTTCACAATCCGCGAATGGCGTTTTAACCCGGAAACCGCTGAGCTCGAAGTGTCGGAATTGGAAAAACTGCTCAATTCGCGGACGCGGCTCGTCTGTTTCAGCCACCTCTCAAACATCGCCGGCGGCATCAACGATGTGCCCGAAATTACTCGCAAGATACATGCTGCCGGGGCCTTGGTGTGCGTCGATGGCGTTGCCTATGCGCCGCACCGCGCCATTGATGTCAAAGCCTGGGATGTCGATTTCTATTTATGTTCGCTCTACAAGCTCTATGGCCCGCATCTCTCGTTGCTCTACGGCAAGCGCGAGCATCTGGCGCGCGCCGCCAACAACAATCATTTCTTCCTTGCCGACGACATGCCGCTCAAGCTCAATCCCGGCGGACCCAACCATGAATTGACGGCAGCGCTGTCGGGCATCACCGAATATTTCGACATTCTTCACCGCCATCACTTCGGTGCCAGCAATGTGACGCTGCATGAGCGTATGAAGCAGGTGTTTACCCTGATGGCTGATCACGAAGAACATATCGCCGCGCCGTTCGTGGAGTTTCTCCGCGCTAAAAAAGGTGTGCGTTTGATCGGCCGGCAGACGGCAGCGCAGGAAAGCCGCGCACCGACATTCTCTTTTACCGTTGCCGGCCGCAGGGCAGAAGAGGTCCCCGCCGCCCTAGAGCCTTTCAAAGTCGCCGTCAGCAGTGGTGATTTCTATGCCGCGCGCTGTATCCGGGATCTCGGCTTGGAAGCCGACGGCGGCGTTATCCGCGCCTCCATGGTGCATTACAACACTGAGGCCGAAGTCGCGCGCCTGATCGAAGCGCTCGACCGCGTAATTTAG
- a CDS encoding carbon-nitrogen hydrolase family protein, with amino-acid sequence MKLSLIQMNSSPDRDENVERAARYIDEAVARDKPDLVVIPEFFNHVYVFQYRDYKYIDCAERESGVAITRMREKAKEHGIHVIATIFEEQSAGVYYDSAMVINPAGEIIGKYRKVQPAAVASLEKIYFRYGSYFPVFKIGEWRVGINICYDTFFPESARCAALNGAELIVIPFATPKKACWREMMMTRAFENGAYVAPCNKVGLEGEWYFEGRSMIVSPTSEVLVEAGNEGDEIITASLERELVFETRRNLPMFRDRRPDLYTPICTATEDLPQVN; translated from the coding sequence ATGAAACTTTCGCTTATCCAAATGAACAGCTCGCCCGACCGCGACGAGAATGTCGAACGCGCCGCGCGCTATATCGACGAGGCAGTCGCGCGCGACAAGCCGGATCTCGTCGTCATCCCGGAGTTCTTCAATCACGTCTACGTCTTTCAATATCGCGATTACAAATATATCGATTGTGCCGAGCGCGAATCTGGCGTCGCCATCACACGGATGCGGGAAAAGGCAAAGGAGCACGGCATTCACGTCATCGCGACAATCTTCGAAGAGCAATCGGCGGGCGTCTATTACGATTCCGCGATGGTGATCAATCCGGCCGGAGAGATTATCGGCAAATATCGCAAGGTTCAGCCCGCCGCCGTGGCCAGCCTGGAAAAAATATATTTCCGCTACGGTTCGTATTTTCCGGTGTTCAAGATTGGCGAATGGCGGGTTGGCATAAATATTTGTTACGACACGTTCTTTCCTGAATCGGCGCGCTGTGCCGCACTGAATGGGGCCGAACTCATCGTTATTCCTTTCGCCACCCCGAAAAAGGCGTGCTGGCGCGAAATGATGATGACCCGGGCGTTCGAGAACGGCGCTTATGTGGCGCCGTGCAATAAAGTGGGCCTGGAAGGCGAATGGTATTTTGAGGGGCGCAGCATGATCGTTTCGCCGACCTCCGAAGTGCTGGTCGAGGCCGGCAATGAGGGCGACGAAATTATTACGGCCTCGCTCGAGCGTGAACTGGTGTTTGAAACCCGACGCAACCTGCCCATGTTCCGCGACCGGCGGCCCGACCTCTACACGCCGATCTGCACCGCGACGGAAGACCTTCCGCAGGTGAACTAG
- a CDS encoding SDR family NAD(P)-dependent oxidoreductase, which yields MDLGLKGRKAIITGGSKGIGRAIANLLADEGCNVGICARNAEEVDAAVAALKAKGVNAYGSAIDVRDGDAVRKWVADCENALGGLDIVVPNVSALAIERNEESWRAQFEVDMLHTVNTVEAALPMLEKSDAGSIVIISSVSGVEIDFAAGPYGAFKAALIHYAKTLACELAGKNIRVNSVSPGNTYFAGGVWEMIEKNIPELFSKALGMNKTGRMATAEEVANASVFLASPIATFITGTNLVVDGALTNRVQF from the coding sequence ATGGATTTGGGTTTGAAAGGTCGCAAAGCGATCATCACTGGCGGCAGCAAGGGCATTGGCCGCGCGATCGCCAATCTGCTTGCGGACGAGGGCTGCAATGTCGGCATTTGCGCGCGCAACGCGGAAGAAGTAGATGCTGCGGTCGCGGCGCTGAAAGCCAAAGGCGTGAACGCCTACGGCAGTGCCATTGATGTGCGAGACGGCGACGCCGTGCGCAAATGGGTGGCGGATTGTGAAAACGCGCTCGGCGGGTTGGACATCGTGGTCCCCAACGTCAGCGCCCTGGCGATTGAGCGCAATGAGGAATCATGGCGTGCCCAGTTTGAGGTCGACATGCTGCATACGGTGAATACCGTGGAAGCCGCGCTGCCGATGCTGGAGAAATCTGATGCCGGCTCCATTGTGATCATCTCAAGCGTCTCCGGCGTTGAGATCGATTTTGCCGCCGGCCCGTACGGTGCGTTCAAGGCGGCACTCATTCATTATGCCAAAACCCTGGCTTGCGAATTGGCCGGCAAGAACATCCGGGTCAACTCAGTATCGCCGGGCAATACCTATTTTGCAGGTGGCGTATGGGAGATGATCGAAAAAAACATTCCGGAGCTGTTCAGCAAAGCGCTCGGCATGAACAAAACCGGCCGCATGGCGACGGCGGAGGAAGTTGCCAACGCCAGCGTGTTCCTGGCGAGCCCCATTGCGACGTTCATCACCGGCACCAATCTTGTGGTCGACGGCGCGCTGACAAACCGCGTGCAGTTTTAG